In Gossypium hirsutum isolate 1008001.06 chromosome A10, Gossypium_hirsutum_v2.1, whole genome shotgun sequence, the DNA window ATTCCGTATCCAAGGGCAGTGGCAGTACAATCATGCAACAATCTCAACGGTTTCAACCCAGCAATCGTCGCTGCATCCAAATAAGCACGCCTCTGTAAATCAGTGAAGTAGGATGGAATTCCAATTACACATTCCGAAACAGGCATTTCCAAATTCTTCTCAGCTATCTGCTTTAAATGTGAAAGCAACATCCCCAAAATCTGTATAGGTGTAAATTCATGAACCTCTCCCATAAACTGTAACCGGATCAAAATTCCGCCATCAGGGCTTTCAAATGTTTCAAAAGGGAACAACTTAAGTTCTTTCTCCAAACCAGGTTCATTAAACTTCCTACCAATCAATCTCTTAACCTGCAAAATAGTGGACCTAGGATTCATTGTTGCAGAAGCAGCTCCAGCTGAGCCAATGAACCTTTGTTTCTCACCAAACGAAACAGCAGCAGGTGTCTCACGCTTCGATTCTTCATTCAACAACACATCAATACTACGTTGCTTAGCAACTGCAATAATGCAGTTCTCGTTCCCGATATCTAATCCTACCACACTCATTCTTTCCTACTAAATTCAAACAATAAGACaaatttttccaacaattatacccgcatttatcaaaattttcaaaatttcttatcCCTAAACAACTACGTCAACTTTCTCTAGCTCAAAAAGTAACCAAAAAAGCTTCAAGTCTCCATAACCAAATCAAaacacctaaaaataattaaaattaagtcaaTCAACCTAATATTTGAATCAACTCTTATCATAGCTAAATGcacttaacttttaaaaaatgaaactaaaataaCGATTTTTGTTAGTAAAGTATAAACGTGAGCTTAAATGAGGTTAAGCTTCTATACTTAAATAAATTCAAAgctccattattattttttctttctttcttcctgcATTTGTGTTGAGAATCAAACGGATAATAGAAGAAATCGAGAGATACCTGCTGAAAATTGAAACGTAAGGAAGCAAAAGAATATTGGGGGGACTGTTTGGCCTTTAGGGATCGAAAGTTTGCGATGATCGAtctcttttctctgttttatgaACAAAGTAAATGAAATTTTAAGAACATATTTACAAGTAAAAGCTTTTCCGATTGAACGGGAAAATGTTTGGCTGTTTGAATTGAGAAAACgtgtgtttttttctttttctcccaatGTGGTTGTAAATAAGGGCGTGACGAACAGTACTAATAAGAAAGTAAGCATTCACCCAAACTCTTagatttgtaaaaatttaatatcttaaatttgttttatttaagtatagattaattaaaacttttttcttttggggaaacttaaaaaaaaaataaaaaatctcggCTTTGAGTTAGGTATCACCCCACATTTTTCTCCGGACCATTAattctctatttctttcttctcATTTACTACATGTATTTTTTTCTCCTTAGTTTGTAGATTTATTTTGCGGGTATCGTTGTTATTTTCACAAATTGTAATGTAGATATGACAATGCCTATTATCGTTGAAACACCACCGatcactaataatttttttaaactaggTTGCTCTTCGTTGGCATCTCCATTTGTCATATTGTTTTGTTTTTCCATTATTTAATAAGTTCgcacatttaaaaaattttacctaCTCTTGTAGTATGTTTTCTAATCTTTCTTTTGTAAATGATTTTAGGGTTAGTTTTTATCATCGTTCTCTCTAGTTTGGTGGATGATTTATACCCACCGCTTTAGATCATTGAAGCtaattttcttattctattaagtgcttgcaatcattTCATATAAGTTGTGCTTGAGTTATGACCCCCGAATTATATAGTCTCGTTCATTtaaccaattaataaaattttcttttaacttttttaattcaaaatcataattaaaataatctaaatttgaaataattatgatTCAACATCTTACCCACAAaactttaaattctaaatttgaataatttgaactcaaaataatttaaatccaAAACCATTCTAATAGaaaattaactttaaattttaaactcgAATTGACTTGATTCATATGgttcttatattattaaaaaagaatCAAATGAGAGGCTAATTTGATCCCATTCTCATAATAAAGAGAACTCTCAAGTATATTCATCAATTTTCTAACCCTAAAGTTAAAAATTATTAGGTCTACTTTAGTACACAAACTAAGCAACTATACATAACCCGTCGTAACCTTTAGTTAAGAGTATAAAATATgcttaaacatattcaaattcacAAGCTCCtacattaataatatttttgatactaattgaactaagactcaattCACGTTTTAATATTCaacttaaatattataaaattttaataaaatgacaCTTAAAAATTATGTGTCGAAGTAAATGTAGTAAGACGACACAATCTCGATCATATTAACTTAAaacaaatttcatttaatttgttgattgaaaacatttttttttcttttctttcttatttataattaaaaagtcCATATCATCAACCAGAGAGTAGACCAAGCCGTGAATCCATGCTCACCTTCGGCTCAAAAACAAAGCCTTCAGAATTTTGGGCAATAGCCTATTGCCAATAACCTAGAATTAGCCCAACCATCTTGAAATTTATATCAGAATTTTGGGCTTACTGTTGCCCACTAAtttatatacatttcaaatttatggaaaaaatatgttaaaattaaaaattaaaaattttatttacgtatttaaaatatataaattaatttaaaagtaatatataataaataataaaatatatagtttaaaattaattaataataacatgtgaaatatatatatgatattaaaataaaaaataaattataagtaatataaaatttaaacacgcaaatatattatattaaaaatgcaTTTATTAACATATACAATTGGTGTAAATAATAAAGTGtgcattataaaattaaaatatatttaaatattaaaataaaattttgattaagtggtAAATTTAAAACATTACTAATACATTTGACATGGTTCAAATActattaaatgttttttttattaaaaagactaaaatacttttaaataagaaAGTACATCAAAGTaatttccttaatcaaattaataataataataataataataataataatataaatataaatagatgaACATAGACTCGCTACTAAAGTTGAAAACTAGAAGCTATTTTGCTTATTTTATAGACTTCTTTTAGAACTAATACAATGGACTTGACCAAATTGCCCACACTTGGAGATTAACCATTTACTAGAGTGAGGTTGGTACtcaactaaatttaaaattaattaagtttaatttttaattatctcaacagtatttttttaattataaaatttattgtgAAGTTAAAGGATAATAATTTGGATTATAGATTCGAATATTATTGTTTCaaatattatgaattttaattcattacAAATTTACAACAGATgcaaataaatattcaaatatttattatctaaatttatattatttatttgaatagGACTCCGACTTAGATATCTAAACCTATTACTTGCGTAATGCTTGTATtttgagaatatatatatatataaagaattttAGCAGATTCAGATATTACAAAATTGGGTAATATTATACGTGAACACTTATAAAAATGATGATTGTGCCTAACGTGGTCCCACTCCCAAGTCCCAACCAAGTTCCTGATAGGTGTGGGGTGCATGAATATGCCAATAGAGTAAGTGATAATTTTATTGCAACTTTGAATTTATAAACCATAGAATTAGACTATCTAATGATCTTTTCTATATCCTATTctgatttaatattattttattataaaagtaATTCTAATCTTAAATATAAAGTTATTgtgactaaaaaaatttaaaaagtaatgattgaagctcaaatttaaataatttgaataaaaaataattttaactcgaataattaaaaacttaaaatgatttgaaatttatttgttttatgagACAAATGTCGATATATTAATTGATATTTGAGTTtggttttaatgtttaatttacaatttaaaattcttttttttatctcaatttaggacatgagtttttttaatttgatacttcAGTTTGTTTGGTCTCAATGAAATACATATAGAGCATATGCGTAAAATATTCATTGAATAGAATAATATTGTTTGATTTATatactaaattgaatattaaaatcaaattcatatatcaaatgaTATATTAGCGTTGTTATAAAAATCTttataccattattattattaaaaaattaattagatgtAATGGTAAAATACATTGCAAACTTAATTAAggagaaaatataaatttaaatcttaaaaataacattatagaACAACGATAGTTATCACCCTGAACCTGAATTCTCTCTCTTTAGACATCCCATTAGTCGAGGCTTAAATCACGGCTGTTAAAtcttttgttcaattttaaaCATAATACAAAGCTATACCTGCTGGAAAATTGcacaaatgaaaaagaaaaaagcttattattccaaaatcacaacaGTTTCactctccttttttctttttcttttagcagAACTCTCCTATTTTTAACCAAaacaaaatcatcaattcttatatatgcatatacatatataagcagtatatgcatgtatatatatacataaaatgttTTAAGTGAGCAAAGGACGATGAATGGCAGCAGTAATGGTTCCATGATCATTACCACCACGGTTAAGCAATCGTCTCCAAGTTTTCAACTGATTAAAAACCTGTTTGTAAACATCAACTCTTAAACCAGAAATACTAACCATCGCAGTTTTCTTCAACTTCTTCAATTTTCTACCAATCTTCAGCTTCAGCCTACATAATTTGATTCGAAAGAACGATGGTTTTCTTCTAGAATCAGCTTGTTCTAGCACTTTGTAAATCAAGAACTGAGCTCGTCTATGGATTATCTCATCTGGGTCTTCTTTATTCACCTTTGAATAACCATATGATCTCTTCAAAACAGACATGTTTTGGTTGTTTC includes these proteins:
- the LOC107925102 gene encoding uncharacterized protein; amino-acid sequence: MSVLKRSYGYSKVNKEDPDEIIHRRAQFLIYKVLEQADSRRKPSFFRIKLCRLKLKIGRKLKKLKKTAMVSISGLRVDVYKQVFNQLKTWRRLLNRGGNDHGTITAAIHRPLLT